The sequence GCGGTTAAAGTCATCAAGTTTGTGATCCGACTGTCTGAAGTGCTGAGAGACTGGAAGAAGTGGCTTCTTAGAGATATCACTCCTATTGCCATTGAGGCGTTTGTGGAAAGGCTGCTTTGACTCACCAACATATTGGAGGCCACAAACCGAACATTCTAGTATGTAAATaacattcatacttttgcagGTGATATTGCAAAATATCTTATAGTTATTTTCGGTTGCCTTACTGTGAAATGTTGACGAATGCTGCATCTGTAAACAGCATTTGCAGCGTTTTTCTCCACACGAACGACATTCTCCAGGAGTACTTCTATTATCAGACACTTCAGCCCGCACTAGTAGGTTCCGCAGACTACTAGGTTGCCTAAAAGCTATCATTGGAGGCTCAGGGAAAATCTTGGACAGTTTGGAattcttttcaactgatttccaATGCTCACGAATGACACCAAAGCTGTTTTTGAGAGATGGGTGATAAGTAAGAACACATGgagcctttttatttttatttttaactttgtattcCAATAGTTCACTCCTCGGAATTGACTCCGCTTTctgaaagctttttttttatatttctgtgtTTGTAGCCCCTTTTCTCCAAGCGAGTTTCAAGTTTACGCAGTTGTCTTTTAGTTGTTTCTGTGTTGGAGCATATTCGCTTGACTCTAAGTGCCTGACTGTATGGAATGCTCTTGGTAAGATGAGCAGGATGGCAACTTTTAGGGGACAAATATTGATGAGTGTCAGTAGGCTTAGAATATAAATCTGTAGGTATGATGCCCTCTGTGAGCGAACTTTAAGTATCGAGGAAGGCGATTTTGGGTTTAGACTTCTCATGAGTAAATTTGATACTTGGATGTATGTTGTTGGCATGAGTGATAAAAGTGTCTAAATCCTCGTCGCTTTTATTCCATTTCATATCCACATCATCTATAAATCTAAACCAGGAAAGCGGTTTTTCGATGGAAGTTTCAAGgagttgtttctttaatttgcCCATAAATATGTTGGCATATGACGGAGCCATTTTGGTGCCCATGGCAGTTCCATTTACTTGCAAATAATGATCTCCATCAAAAGTGAAGTTGTTTTTCTTAAGTACCAGCGTGAGAATTTTGACCAGACATTCAGTAGGTGGATATTTCACTGGTCTGGAATTCCAAACTTCTTTGCATGCATCGATGCCATCGTCATGTGGAATATTAGTGTAGAGGGAGATAACATCCATGGAAACAAGAGTCGTGTCGGAGGGGAGTGGGTTTAAGGCCTGCATTTTTCTAAGATCACAAACTTGATGACTTTAACCGCATGAAAATTCTAGTAATTGAACAGAACATTTACTGGAGTGATGCACAGCGACAGGTTCGGGAAAGCTTTTGGATAAAGGAACTTAATGTACATCACCCAAACGGCATCAATAAGAAATactaacagttttgtttttcacttatttttattgttaatatacacagtcacgtatattgatttatagtgttttgtttaaaatatgatattcagGATTAAAATCAATCTACCAAAACTTACCTGTATTACTACTGATCTATTTTCACACATTTTACATTatgtatcaatatatatatatatatttttaaaacttgtgacacaagaagaaggccatttgttgagccgaaatatttgtcaacacgattttataacaacattttcgtttaataacaccgtatatcagtaccgttgtgcaaatctttagactgagatagttttatatatatatatacaactcgtctaaacatcaacccaacaatgttagatctgtaaatttgctttcgcaaatttttggttcttccctcgccgggattcgaacccatgctactgtgatatcgtgacaccaaatcgcctgcactgcagccgtcccgctagaccacacgaccacctgggctctcaaaaaaagagccgtcggtggccatatgttacctttccacgtcagttttaatctagcggcgtactacagtacatgatatataaggcatgaagatgttattgttacagatcagctaaattatctatagtaaaggtaTATATACAACTAgtcttaacatcaacccaacaatgtatatatatagagagagagaaCCTTTCATACATCTTAAAGTAAAACGACATAAGAACCCTGTAATACTAGCTACTCAATATGGTTGCATTTGAATACAGATAGACAACTCGGCATGGTCTGAgatcatgtaatatttgccacatgaCGCTCATATTTCTTTCTACCATCatcattttattcaataaatattgcTGTAAACATCGATATCTAACACCCAAACAAAATGGGAGTAGTATATACCTTCAGAGCTTCTTCGTGGTATGAATTTGTGATACTTTTTTGAGAGAACACTCATTATACCAAAACGAACGATATAACATTCAGACATTTAGTTTTCGTCAGACACAAGATAAATAATCACtctaaaaagttaaatatatatacaatttcaaatatcaagaaCAATTAGCTGTCGATGTCTATAGGTTACTGTTAAGTCCGTTTACAAACTGTTTAGAGTCAGACATGTCACTTGTACAGACTTGAAAGCCTTCATGTACCACATTCGACGATGGGAACTCTTCTCTCAGTGATGGTGTTGACAACATAAGTTTGTATGGTAATTCTGgttatctgtaaaaaaaataagtggTTGGCCTCGTCTGTCCATACAATCATATTAACGAAACGCTACTAGTCTGCTTTTTCTGGTAGAGAGGACCTCTGGAACTCATCCTCAATGGCACTTATACGTCAGAAAACTTACAAGTATACAAGTAAAGATTGTTTCAAGAACTACGAGGTTTGGacgaaatattctttataaaatcGTCAACAGCAGTTATACATTACTAAGATATGCCTTTTATTACAACTACTGtactaataattttaataattgatcgCTATCCTGTTCAACAATGCACACAATTATCATTCATGTAAAACAAACATgcaaaaaaaatcctcaaagtaatgtataagataaaatttataatgtatATCCATTGATGAAAtcaattcttttcacaaataatttatttactgATTAACAAGATTgatcgtttatataaatatacagtgttaatttccattgtttaaccCAACcgttttaatttattgacataACTGCACGACTCGATTCTCAATTAACAGTGGTAAGATAGTCGTTGCTAATAATTCTGCTCAAACTTTAGTGAAAGACGGTTTAACTTTGCATTGTTGCGagagtttatttttgttgaaaggCAATTGTATTGACCTGTAATACAAGTACCATTCAATTGAGTTtagttatatattttgtgtttctgtcTCTGCCCaaggttttctatattttgcatGTGTAGTGCGTCATGACATGAGACATTGTTACGTGTACCATAATAAGCTTTCGTGCAAGACTGCTGTGTGTATTTTTTACATGGAACATTTGATCAGACTTTGACTGTTGGCTTCTGGCCTACATGTTTGCACGTTGGGTGTGTAATCATGTTGCAGTGTGTTCCTCGGTATATTACCTCGacctcaaaatataattttcaattgaccTTGCTTCTGAATATGTGGAATGTAGATGTATTGTCATATTAAGATGATGAGTCTATTGGCACAATAAACTTCATGTGAGCTTGACCTTTGCCCTCAATgtaaaacttgtatattttgtttgaattagatGGAGAATTAACTGTCTGATTggcactcgtaccacatcttcttagatatatagatatattattAGTTTTGTGTACCACGATGACCCTTCTCAACATccgcttctttttttttacaaggatCTCTTAACCAGACTATGACTTTTTGACTCTTGACCTTTGCATATTGGATGTGTCTCTTGGTATGATTACCTTGACgtcaagtcaggagtctctggtttttgttagtcttgtatgtttttaattgttagtttattttatgatttggaGTTTGAACTAGTAAACATTCTGTTAAGGGCCATCTGAAGCCCGCTTTGGGCGAGGGATTTTCTCGctttgttgaagacccattagtggcctttgactgttttctgctcttttgaCATGGTAACTgtttcttttacacattccacatttccattcttaatttttaagAATGTTTGGTTCAGATGACACTAAATCCTTTAATTTCCGTGAATGTCAAGTAAGGAAATTCATTGCTTCAGTGGAATCGTGTGCTGCCTGTTGTGATAGATAAtgcaaaatgtttcaatcattttaccttAGATTTCATTTCATGGACATGTAGATATGGATAGTCTGATCTTAAAAATTCACACAGAAGGTATACGCATATCAATAAATTGAACTCAATGCTAAGAACCTTTAAAGTACACTAAGACAGAGAGCTCAATCTAGTGAAACACTTTTTAAGTTGGTCACATGTAACTTGAAATATCACTGTCTGTTACCAAACTGCATCGAGATCCTGaaaaaaattgtgcaaattaaGTCTATTTAAAGAAGAATTCAATGGAAGTAAATACGCTGATTACTGAAATAAATGTTGAATATGTCTATTAACCACAGATGCCCCTGCTTGTGAAAAAAGGAGTACACATCCACATATAGATGCAGGATTCGCgtaattttgatcattttgtGACCATACGCATTGTGAATAAGTTTCAagacatttggttgaggcaaattaaagtaaaaaaacgGAAACAATAGATTAAGCAGTTTTCCTACATGTATCTCAAGGTTCTGGGGTTGACATTTGTATCATTGGTACTCAGACCACaactttttacatataaaaactCATGAACAGTGACGCCATCGGGACCCAATATCGAACTTAATAGATCTGTGTTATGGGGTAATGTGAATCGCGTATAAGGTTCCTAACACTTTATTGAGTCAGACTTATTTAAGAGAAAGGAAACGAAAGAGTCAGCACTTACGTTTTAAAGGGACAtgataactcttgaacggtaaaagtgaaatttgaaaatttcaaatttgatttttgtgttGAGGTAGGGATCCCGCTTACGTTCGTAACATGTTCAAACCCGCCTTATTCGGTATGTACAATTTATGTGCCTGTggtaagtcaggagcctgtaattcaatgaaggtcgttttttatgtgttacatacttgtttttcgttcatttttgtacacaATTTGTTCGTTTATTATCTCGTTTGAATATTGTATGTCATTTCAGtgctatttcatttttgtacacAATTTGTTCGTTTATTATCTCGTTTGAATATTGTATGTCATTTCAGTGCTATTAGCACTGAAATGACATACAATATTCAAACGAGATAATTAGCACTGAAATGACATACAATATTCAAACGAGATAATAAACGAACAAATtgtgtacaaaaatgaacgaaaaacaagtatgtaacacataaaaaacgctGACTTTATGCAGTATTGACTCTGCTTATTGTTGAAAGCTGCATATGACCTATAGTCGTTAGTGTTTGTGTCAtctggtcttttgtggagagttctcattggcactcataccacataagggggagggttgggatcccgataacatgtttaaccccgccttaTTTTATATGCACGTGCCTatcttgtttttcgtttatattttgtacatagattagaccgtttgttttctcgttttaattgttttacattgtcatgtcggtgcctttaatagctgactttgcggtatgaaTCTTGCTCCTTGTTGAAGACCGTGTGGTGACCTAGGCTACATtgtataattattaatttctgtgtcctttAATCTCTTGTGGAGActtctcattgacactcatgcACCAGcttcttttaaagttttgtagtattttgttgaggcaaactaaTATAAAGTTGGGAGAGCGGAACCCGTATTTATGGAAGTTCGAGACAGACGGACTATTGTAAATGCCCTTAAAGCATGGCGCCAGCACAGAAGTTCTGACTATTTTGCTGGTGATACAAATCCCACTAGCACTGTCATTAACACATGTTAcacacaattttattataaaaatattcaatcttaattttgatttctttatttttggccAAATGATCATATGCATCCCCTTCACAATGACTAAATGAGtatcaaatttgacaaatttattgtacataattatacattttattatatttcataactttttttccaaCTAATTAAAGCTTACCAACTTGATCATCACTTTCCACATACTAAAGTATATGTCTTTTATCATTGGGTGGTTTTAAAACTTCTAGCATAGGTGAATTCAGGGGGAGCCTCCCCCTTTTGTTggtaaaaatttggttgattatatagggaaccATTGAAGCATGATTGGAGCGGGCCCCCTTAgagaaaagttctggatccgccactgtctaGACATATTTACGTAAATAATGATGCGTACAGGGGGAAAAGAAATCAAAACGactgaattaaataaaaggaTGCTCGATGTACTTTTATCTAGTTtccttatcaaaataattaaaatgagaTGATAAATACCTTATAGCTTCCTTTCCCGTCGATGCTTAAATGttcaatgttataaaataattgtagCGTCTTTGACCTACTTTACCTTTTTATTCGGAGACTTGCGGTTATCTTCTGTTATTTTCAACGGGAACATTAGAATGATCTAGAATAGAACCCAGATGGAACCAAGAAGTCGGGTTGCCCTAACCAAACAACCCGGATGTTGAACCAGTAACCATGGTTTCGAACCACAGAACCAAGGTTCTGAACCAGAAAACCCAGATGGAACCAAGGTTTAAAACCAGAGTGCCCGGATATAACCTAATTGCATTCGGAATTCTCATGACTTTTTATACCTTCAATgtattttccaaatcatttatttatttagtatatttatatataatataatataagtaaaaacgaaatgttaaaaagaagaaaaatcgTGGTGTCAGTTGCACTGttgtaattttttcaatttaacacTTTAAAATTGCGAAAGATTTGCGATACTTAGCATTTAAAAACCgccagatttaaaaaaatccggAAGATGtgcaataatttttatttgggaaacgcaacatttaatttttaaggttcttttaacttaatatatatttttttatgctaACTGCATAGAACGTTATcggaaattgttttatttttatgttgcaTACACTTccgaaattaaaaatttattgaattatacAGTTAAATTCTTGTTTCTCTATTGTCATCGGTGTAGTAAACTCGCTATACCCTTTCTATTAATTCATTCGAAATGACAACATTCACAGCTGTGTATAGTATTCACCTGAGGCTAAATTGTTGCAAGGTAAAGTTCAAACCAATTCTACGCAAATCGAGAAATATGCAATGacttaacaaaataatatacacatatttttcattgaaatggTTATCAAAGTTATATCGGTACATAAAACGTAAAATGTTTTCAGTTCAAGATCAGTAAAAATGTTGAacagatattttatgaaataatcccaacaataatttttgaaattaattcgaaaaaatttatatttataaaattatataggaagttttattcaataatacaaaacgGTTCACGcatgtttattttgatattgtggTTATCAACTGCGACCAACAAGCATATGTGCGCTTTTAATTACGAAGTATTGTGAATAGAAATTAAGACTttaacagattttattttttcccaggATTCAACAAATCGGCCTAAAACGTCACAACCCACTCTCGTAGGTCAAGCAAAAAGTTAcaaattaggagataactgtattgtattttaagcttggcctttgtaaaacgtagattttactgtcgcaaattgagtttacctagcgacgcggagcggagataggtaaacggatatttgcgacagtaaaatcaagttttacgaatgccaagcttaaaatacaatacagttatctccattctagtgccacatattaaattaaatttcatttaataaatattttggattAAAAATGCCATAAATGAAAAAGTCCGCGAAACTaaacaatgtgacgtcatatgtaTACTCTGGATGTCAAACATGAATACTAAacgtttttttactttttgtacgCTTCAAAATGGTTTcaatatagacaaaaaaaagattttgaggCTCAAAATGTGacaatcttgtttattttttgagaaaatatatACCCCAAAAAAATCGGAATTAAAAATGGTGGCTCTCTTAGTTACGGACTGGTAGAACGTGGAATCTAATCCCTCAAACTATTTGTCaacgtccaatgaaaattatcgttacaaactaattgcattagaatacttgattttctccgttattagaaggagtataaatataaaaatttgtgattgtgtttttttatgttgagaCGAACATATTAAGATGAATTTCCCTTTAAGATAGTAATCTTACATTACACATAGAGTAGAacagaaatttattaaaagagaaaatatcTAAGGAGAATGGTTGGATTAACCTCGAGCTTGTATGACAGTGGTTTTAAGTTTCTTTAAATTGAACAAATTGTGTTATCAACTCGAATAGACATAATTTGTTAATGTGACAATAAGTGGGATCCAGCAGCAAAAATAGTGCAAACATACATCGCAAATATGTTAACACAATTGACTTACAAAATCTAAATGAACCAACAATTAAAGTGTGTGTGGCAGTGTGAAACACTATATAATTATACACATTTTCCCGATTAACTAGAAATTAAGTCAAATCTATTTACAACTGAAATGTatgcaaaatgaaaataatactatATAACACGTCATTTTTACCCACCATCGTCGATAAGAAACGTTCAAAgcaaacaaaacagaaatttagATGCAAAAATAGCCAGCCACAAAGAGAGTCATTCAGACTAAAGGACAATGATCAAAGAACAAGACAAATAAAGGGAAAGCTGCatgcaaagaaaataaatcgttatttATCGTTTATATacaaacacaatacaaataatttttacaaaGCATCATTCATCCTTCAATTCTCCAtctaaaaatcaaacattttgtcATACAGTATTTCAATTGCTGGCATCGCAgataaaatatgacaaatgaaaacagaaaaaaacagatttgAATATCAGATGCGCaaaattgtttatgttatttttttctgccAATGTTGCTAGAACAATGAAAAGGAAACTTTCAGTTTTATGACTTAAAGATACATTGTCATTACTGTAGATTCATATATCGAATTGATTTTGATTCAGACAATTACTTGGAAACCAAagagataaacaaaacaaaatagaaattttttttttatgtagaaacaaaaaaatatagtgaACACTTTATAAACAGCGTAGCGGGTTATTCAAATCAAACTCATCCCAGATACCATGCAGGattgaaatttgtatatacgccgGTCGCgtatttcgtctacaaaaaattcataagtgacgctcgaaaaaagtataaagacaaaaaaaaaggaggggggggggggtatttctGTCCATTATAATGGTAAGGTTATATATTTCAA is a genomic window of Mytilus trossulus isolate FHL-02 chromosome 1, PNRI_Mtr1.1.1.hap1, whole genome shotgun sequence containing:
- the LOC134687402 gene encoding uncharacterized protein LOC134687402, which produces MQALNPLPSDTTLVSMDVISLYTNIPHDDGIDACKEVWNSRPVKYPPTECLVKILTLVLKKNNFTFDGDHYLQVNGTAMGTKMAPSYANIFMGKLKKQLLETSIEKPLSWFRFIDDVDMKWNKSDEDLDTFITHANNIHPSIKFTHEKSKPKIAFLDT